Proteins encoded together in one Salarchaeum sp. JOR-1 window:
- a CDS encoding sulfurtransferase yields MADDDYANDVLVSADWVEDHLDEFESDDPDYRLVEVDVDTESYDDSHAPGAVGFNWETQLQDQVQRDILEKDDFADLLGSHGITEDSTVVLYGDNSNWFAAYAYWQFKYYGHEDVKLLDGGRDYWIENDYPTTDDVPDFPEQEYNARGPFDGIRAYRDDVETAIDRGIPLVDVRSPEEYRGDILAPPGLQETAQRGGHIPGAQNVSWAATVNEDGTFKTKDELADLYEDAGVTNDQEVVAYCRIGERSSIAWFALSELLGYDDVTNYDGSWTEWGNLVDAPIEQGE; encoded by the coding sequence ATGGCAGACGACGATTACGCGAACGACGTACTCGTGAGCGCGGACTGGGTCGAAGACCACCTCGACGAGTTCGAGTCCGACGACCCCGACTACCGCCTCGTCGAGGTCGACGTGGACACCGAATCCTACGACGACTCCCACGCGCCCGGCGCGGTCGGGTTCAACTGGGAGACCCAACTCCAGGATCAGGTGCAGCGCGACATCCTCGAAAAGGACGACTTCGCCGACCTCCTCGGCTCCCACGGCATCACCGAGGACTCCACGGTCGTGCTGTACGGCGACAACTCGAACTGGTTCGCCGCCTACGCCTACTGGCAGTTCAAGTACTACGGCCACGAGGACGTGAAACTCCTCGACGGCGGCCGCGACTACTGGATCGAGAACGACTACCCGACCACCGACGACGTCCCCGACTTCCCCGAACAGGAGTACAACGCGCGCGGCCCCTTCGACGGCATCCGCGCGTACCGGGACGACGTGGAAACCGCGATCGACCGCGGCATCCCGCTCGTCGACGTCCGCTCGCCCGAGGAGTACCGTGGCGATATTCTCGCGCCCCCCGGACTCCAGGAGACCGCGCAGCGCGGCGGCCACATCCCCGGCGCGCAGAACGTCTCGTGGGCCGCGACCGTCAACGAGGACGGCACGTTCAAGACGAAGGACGAACTCGCCGACCTCTACGAGGACGCGGGCGTGACGAACGACCAGGAGGTCGTCGCGTACTGCCGCATCGGCGAACGCTCCAGCATCGCGTGGTTCGCGCTCAGCGAACTCCTCGGCTACGACGACGTCACCAACTACGACGGCTCGTGGACCGAGTGGGGCAACCTCGTCGACGCCCCCATCGAACAGGGCGAATAG
- a CDS encoding thiamine ABC transporter substrate binding subunit: MKRRTYLKSGGAAAIAGLAGCLNVTESNDATTADDTTADTTTGTTREPDEPLTVATYDSFFGDEGTAGHWLKRAWEAEHDTTIEFTAPANGINEFISRKKQNAGIDADLFVGLNTGELVRVDEELPDARLFDTVADDLSHASRIKDSLQIDPRRRALPYDTGYISLVYDSTDIAEPQTFDDLTKPAYEGALLAENAQTSDPGRAFLLWTIHEMGEDGYLDYWQDLVANDVRILDDWQPAYNAYLNNERPMVVSYSTDQVYYHDEGQLPHHQIGFLNDQGYANPEAMARFADTNQPETAAAFMDFVLTDEAQANIAVNNVQFPATTTADLPDEYDQYAKEPPEPVTFTYEELAGNLDGWINEWARQIASS; the protein is encoded by the coding sequence ATGAAGCGGCGCACGTACCTCAAGTCCGGGGGCGCGGCGGCGATTGCGGGCCTCGCCGGCTGCCTGAACGTCACCGAGTCGAACGACGCCACGACCGCCGACGACACCACGGCGGACACGACCACCGGGACGACGCGCGAGCCGGACGAGCCGCTCACGGTGGCGACCTACGACTCCTTCTTCGGGGACGAGGGCACCGCCGGACACTGGCTGAAGCGGGCGTGGGAGGCCGAACACGACACGACCATCGAGTTCACCGCGCCCGCGAACGGCATCAACGAGTTCATCAGCCGGAAGAAGCAGAACGCGGGCATCGACGCCGACCTCTTCGTCGGCCTGAACACGGGCGAACTCGTCCGCGTCGACGAGGAACTCCCGGACGCGCGGTTGTTCGACACGGTCGCGGACGACCTTTCGCACGCGAGCCGCATCAAGGACAGTCTCCAGATAGACCCCCGGCGGCGCGCGCTCCCCTACGACACGGGCTACATCAGCCTCGTCTACGACAGCACCGACATCGCGGAGCCACAGACGTTCGACGACCTCACCAAACCCGCCTACGAGGGCGCGCTGCTCGCGGAGAACGCGCAGACGAGCGATCCCGGCCGCGCGTTCCTCCTCTGGACGATTCACGAGATGGGCGAGGACGGCTACCTCGACTACTGGCAAGACCTCGTGGCGAACGACGTTCGCATCCTCGACGACTGGCAGCCCGCGTACAACGCGTACCTGAACAACGAGCGCCCGATGGTCGTCTCGTACTCGACGGACCAGGTGTACTACCACGACGAGGGCCAGCTTCCCCACCACCAGATCGGGTTCCTGAACGACCAGGGGTACGCGAACCCCGAGGCGATGGCGCGCTTCGCGGACACGAACCAGCCCGAGACCGCGGCGGCGTTCATGGACTTCGTGCTGACCGACGAGGCGCAGGCGAACATCGCGGTGAACAACGTCCAGTTCCCGGCGACGACGACCGCCGACCTCCCCGACGAGTACGACCAGTACGCGAAGGAGCCGCCGGAGCCGGTGACGTTTACGTACGAGGAACTCGCAGGAAACCTCGACGGATGGATAAACGAGTGGGCGCGCCAGATAGCGAGCAGCTAG
- a CDS encoding rubrerythrin family protein, with protein sequence MTPDDVFERVREENDTALSRLGSSKSLYAATGGEMETENVLRAAADAEYAAYETFQEWADTSEGVAQDFYRETADEEASHYDRVVAELDDHVPSDEVSAMHEHLRTIDDPIERAGGYVGRLLATRASKEQYVGFFVGQADPQTAQLFRDLKSDLDDQDVRARDLLDATCDTAEDYQRAIDTATEVVQAAYDEYTAQLDSLGVNPKPVC encoded by the coding sequence ATGACTCCCGACGACGTGTTCGAGCGCGTTCGCGAGGAGAACGACACCGCGCTCTCCCGGCTCGGTTCATCGAAATCGCTGTACGCCGCGACCGGCGGCGAGATGGAGACCGAGAACGTGTTGCGCGCCGCCGCGGACGCGGAGTACGCCGCCTACGAGACCTTCCAGGAGTGGGCGGACACGAGCGAGGGCGTCGCCCAGGACTTCTATCGGGAGACCGCGGACGAGGAAGCCAGCCACTACGACCGCGTCGTCGCCGAACTCGACGACCACGTCCCGAGCGACGAGGTCTCCGCGATGCACGAACACCTCCGAACCATCGACGACCCAATCGAACGCGCCGGCGGCTACGTCGGCCGCCTCCTCGCCACCCGCGCCTCCAAGGAACAGTACGTCGGGTTCTTCGTCGGCCAAGCCGACCCCCAGACCGCACAGCTATTCCGCGACCTCAAGAGCGACCTCGACGACCAGGACGTCCGCGCCCGCGACCTCCTCGACGCTACCTGCGACACCGCCGAGGACTACCAGCGCGCCATCGACACCGCCACCGAAGTCGTTCAGGCCGCCTACGACGAATACACCGCCCAACTCGACTCCCTCGGCGTCAACCCCAAACCAGTCTGCTGA
- a CDS encoding AI-2E family transporter — MPSRRVALTVLVAALATLAATVLFDVLGTVFFALTVTSLLAPLYRRLNDRLPPWPAAAATTVVVTTVLLVALASITFLLARRADDLIRLIREIPPTFTFVVLDAPVVVDVSTLLAAARGVAGAIAVDAATALPALALKLTVFAFLVFALLIHHHDVERAVIAAIPEPYHDVTSALADRARATLYAIYVLQAATGLGTLLIALPVFFALDYSAYATLALAAGVLQFLPVVGPSVLVLALAAFHLTTGDVTSAVLVLVVAGTLVAWLPDVLIRPRLARETANLPGSLYFVGFTGGLLTLGPVGIIAGPLVAALLAEGVRLLAAEQNRDRVS, encoded by the coding sequence GTGCCGTCCCGACGCGTCGCCCTCACCGTCCTCGTCGCCGCGCTCGCCACCCTCGCCGCCACCGTCCTCTTCGACGTGCTCGGAACCGTCTTCTTCGCGCTCACCGTCACCTCCCTCCTCGCACCGCTCTACCGCCGGCTCAACGACCGCCTCCCGCCGTGGCCGGCCGCCGCCGCCACCACCGTCGTCGTCACTACCGTCCTCCTCGTCGCGCTCGCATCAATCACGTTCCTGCTCGCCCGCCGCGCCGACGACCTCATACGGCTCATCCGCGAGATACCCCCGACGTTCACGTTCGTCGTCCTCGACGCGCCCGTCGTCGTCGACGTCAGCACCCTTCTCGCCGCCGCGCGCGGAGTAGCCGGCGCTATCGCCGTCGACGCCGCCACCGCTCTCCCCGCGCTCGCCCTCAAACTCACCGTCTTCGCCTTCCTCGTCTTCGCCCTCCTCATCCATCACCACGACGTCGAACGCGCCGTCATCGCCGCCATCCCCGAACCCTACCACGACGTGACGAGCGCGCTCGCCGACCGCGCCCGCGCCACCCTCTACGCCATCTACGTCCTTCAGGCCGCCACCGGACTCGGAACGCTCCTCATCGCGCTCCCCGTCTTCTTCGCGCTCGACTACTCCGCGTACGCGACGCTCGCACTCGCCGCCGGCGTCCTCCAGTTCCTCCCCGTCGTCGGCCCCAGCGTCCTCGTGCTCGCGCTCGCCGCCTTCCACCTCACCACCGGCGACGTGACGAGCGCCGTCCTCGTCCTCGTCGTCGCCGGCACGCTCGTCGCGTGGCTCCCCGACGTGCTCATTCGCCCGCGCCTCGCCCGCGAGACCGCGAACCTCCCCGGCAGCCTCTACTTCGTCGGATTCACCGGCGGACTGCTCACGCTCGGTCCCGTCGGAATCATCGCCGGCCCGCTCGTCGCCGCGCTCCTCGCCGAGGGCGTCCGCCTCCTCGCCGCAGAACAGAACCGAGACCGCGTCAGCTGA
- a CDS encoding sulfurtransferase, which yields MSETDDLVVSASWVAERLNDPDVRVVDVRDAWEYDGIGHVPGAVNVPFDSFRTSDGESGMMPPRENWIDLLAAAGVTPETHLVAYDDTHGVFAARFLVTALYHGHPIERLHLLDGDFSSWTRDHETASASVSVERAEYDPEPPGETPFVGADAVAAASESDAVVVDTRRPEEYAEGHIPGAVNLDWKDLVDEDTRGVKHPDELEVVLGEKGIVPGERVVLYCNTARRISHTFVVLRWLGFAGVQFYEGSLTEWRELGREVVS from the coding sequence ATGAGCGAGACGGACGACCTCGTGGTGTCGGCGTCGTGGGTCGCGGAGCGCCTGAACGACCCGGACGTTCGCGTGGTGGACGTGCGGGACGCGTGGGAGTACGACGGCATCGGGCACGTCCCGGGCGCGGTGAACGTCCCCTTCGATTCGTTCCGCACGTCCGACGGCGAGTCGGGGATGATGCCGCCGCGCGAGAACTGGATCGACCTGCTCGCGGCGGCGGGCGTCACGCCGGAGACGCATCTCGTGGCGTACGACGACACGCACGGCGTGTTCGCGGCGCGCTTCCTCGTCACCGCGCTCTACCACGGCCATCCGATAGAGCGCCTCCACCTGCTCGACGGCGACTTCAGTTCGTGGACGCGCGACCACGAGACCGCCTCGGCGTCGGTGTCGGTCGAGCGCGCGGAGTACGACCCCGAGCCGCCCGGGGAGACGCCGTTCGTCGGGGCGGACGCGGTGGCGGCGGCGAGCGAGAGCGACGCGGTGGTCGTCGACACCAGGCGGCCCGAGGAGTACGCGGAGGGCCACATCCCGGGCGCCGTGAACCTGGACTGGAAAGACCTCGTGGACGAGGACACGCGGGGCGTCAAGCACCCGGACGAGCTGGAGGTCGTGCTCGGCGAGAAGGGCATCGTGCCGGGCGAGCGCGTCGTCCTCTACTGCAACACCGCCCGCCGTATCAGCCACACGTTCGTCGTGCTGCGGTGGCTCGGGTTCGCGGGCGTGCAGTTCTACGAGGGCAGCCTGACGGAGTGGCGCGAACTCGGTCGAGAGGTCGTCAGCTGA